From a region of the Leucoraja erinacea ecotype New England chromosome 6, Leri_hhj_1, whole genome shotgun sequence genome:
- the LOC129698403 gene encoding uncharacterized protein LOC129698403 encodes MKAGNMQAGVLTTGSTTGSTAGSSRKSEFPRYLCKAFIDAGIPLGKLENKSLRGFLEKYTEQPIPSESLLWKKYVDSNFDIVVQKIRDKVACNKIWISIDETIDAVGRYVANVVIGTLEAGQPSQEYLLTSEVLEKTNSSTIAQLFTSALTVLWPEGIKHENVLLFVTNAAPYMKSAACALKVLFPKMLHLTCLAQGLHEIAEHIRSLFPNVDRLVSNAKKIFLKAPSRVQLFKEKAPEIPLPPQAALTRWGTWLSAVHYFAAHFETIKEIVNCFEEEESAAVRIVSEIMQNQSLHRDLLFLASNFANFPQAIASLEKRGETLTNNLQVFNEVTDDLRKVPDGVGKDIQEKCERVISGNKDLEEIQNINKVLKGGCDVQGIDINMESVACFRYAPVTSAEVERSFPQMKHTLSDTRHCLTPDNMKKMIVIMCNQEM; translated from the coding sequence ATGAAGGCTGGAAATATGCAAGCTGGTGTCCTCACTACTGGCTCTACTACTGGctctactgctggctccagtcgcaaatctgagtttccgAGATATCtctgcaaggcattcattgatgctggaattccactggggaaattggaaaacaaatctctccgaGGTTTTTTGGAGAAATACACGGAGCAACCTATACCGAGCGAGTCATTATTATGGAAAaaatatgttgacagcaactttgaCATTGTCGTGCAGAAAATCAGAGacaaagttgcatgcaacaaaatatggatctcgaTAGACGAGACaatcgatgctgtggggagatatgttgctaatgtggtcatcggtacactggaggctgGTCAACCATCacaggagtatttgttgacttcggaagtattggagaagacaaacagctcaactattgctcagttgtttacatctgcacttactgtactttggccagaaggtataaaacacgagaatgttcttctgtttgtgactaatGCAGCTCCATACATGAAAAGCGCTGcttgtgctcttaaagttttattccccaaaatgttgcatttgacatgcttggcTCAAGGACTCCATGAAATTGCAGAGCACATAcgcagcttgtttccaaatgttgatcGCCTGGTTTCCAAcgccaagaaaatcttcctcaaagcaccgtcacgtgtgcagttgttcaaggaaaaggcacccgagattccgctacctcctcaggccgctttgactaggtggggtacatggctctctgctgtacactACTTTGCTGCACATTTTGAAACGATAAAAGAAATCgtgaactgttttgaagaagaagaatctgctgctgtcaggatcgtcagtgaaatcatgcagaaccAGTCCCTCCACCGTGATCTTCTGTttcttgcttccaattttgcaaacttcccacaagctatcgcttcccttgagaaacgtggcgaaacattaacGAACAACTTGCAAGTTTTCAACGAAGTAACTGACGATCTCCGTAAAGTTCCTGACGgcgtaggtaaagacatacaagaaaaatgtgagagagtgatttcagGTAACaaggatcttgaagaaatacaaaacatcaataaagttctcaaaggtggtTGTGATGTACAAGGTATCGACATCAATAtggagtctgtagcttgtttcaggtatgcaccagtgacctcagctgaggtagaaagaagttttccACAAATGAAGCATACTTTGTCTGACACTCGGCattgtttaacaccagataatatgaaaaaaatgatagtaattatgtgcaaccaggaaatgtag